The DNA window AGGTATAAGCCAGAGAATCCACTCCGGAGGCAAAGTCATGCTTGTAGATGCGAGCCGGAAACAGGAAACTTTCCATTGCATAACAGAAGCCGGAAGAATTTGGTTCTGAGCCAGCTTGAAAATTCAGATCGCAAGCTTCGGAAGGTATGATGTTTCGCAGAAGGGATCCGTCTGAGCTCCGATAGATTTGAAACTTCTCCTTTCCCCGCAACCTGCGGAGCAGGATTAGATGGTCATCAAACACCGAAAAGGATGATATCGGCTCAGCGTATGCTCCTGAAATCAATTCCACCCATTCATCCATGGAGCCGGATGAAAGTGGAGCGAGAGCGATCGATCCGTCCTTGCACCAGAGATTGGTCTGCAGAAAGACCTTCTCACCGTGGATATCCGGAAAATACTTTATGCCCTCGCGTTTGGGAGCTATCAATCTTGGGGTAGAATCCGCTCCCCGGGCATCGATGAGCCAAGCTTCGTTAGTGTTTTTGCTGGAACTGCTCAGTATGATGAATTGCTTGTCGCGGCTGTAATAAATGCCAAGATTGTATCCGGAATCGGATATACGAACGAGGGGGTTGACCATAAGGGTCTGCAGGTCAAGCTTGTCGCAGGTATCTGTTTGCATGCGTGAATTGGTGCGGGTGATGATCGCATGAGTGCCTCCCGCGAGCCACAGAAACTCCGAAATGCCGATCAGCTTTGTATCATGCGTTTTGCCGGAATGCAGATTTTTGAGATACAGACGATACACTTCATCCCCGTTAAAATCCGCTGTATATGCCAAGGTCGTGTTGTCCGGGCTGATCTCAAAAGCTCCGAGGGCAAAGAATCTTTTTCCCTTTGCAAGCTTGTTTTCATCCAGGATCAGTTCATCCTTTGCGCTCACGGTCAGCTTCCTTCGCCAGTGAACAGCGTATGCTTGTTTTGCGCTTTGGCGGCTAAAGTACTCATAGCCGTTTTCAATCACCGGGCGGGTCTCCAATTGTGCCGGAACGCGGTTGGTGAACTCCTTGAGCAGCTTTCTCTCCAGCTTCTGCGAGGGCTTCATTGCTCTTTTGGCATATAGCCGTTCATTCTTGAGCACTTTTTGCAGAGCTGGACTGTTTCTGTCGTTCAGCCAGTTCCAGGGATCGATCAACACTCTGCCGTGAATAATCGTCGTATCCGGATTTGCAGGAGCCAATGGAGCGTAGGTTCCGGCAAAGATGGAGCTGCAAAACATGCAGGCAATCAAAAGTAGGTGTGGCAGGTATTTTTGCATCAATTCATTCCTTTTGCACCGATAAATGGGGAAATATGCTATTCGTATCTCAGAGCATCGA is part of the Candidatus Cloacimonadaceae bacterium genome and encodes:
- a CDS encoding prolyl oligopeptidase family serine peptidase, whose protein sequence is MQKYLPHLLLIACMFCSSIFAGTYAPLAPANPDTTIIHGRVLIDPWNWLNDRNSPALQKVLKNERLYAKRAMKPSQKLERKLLKEFTNRVPAQLETRPVIENGYEYFSRQSAKQAYAVHWRRKLTVSAKDELILDENKLAKGKRFFALGAFEISPDNTTLAYTADFNGDEVYRLYLKNLHSGKTHDTKLIGISEFLWLAGGTHAIITRTNSRMQTDTCDKLDLQTLMVNPLVRISDSGYNLGIYYSRDKQFIILSSSSKNTNEAWLIDARGADSTPRLIAPKREGIKYFPDIHGEKVFLQTNLWCKDGSIALAPLSSGSMDEWVELISGAYAEPISSFSVFDDHLILLRRLRGKEKFQIYRSSDGSLLRNIIPSEACDLNFQAGSEPNSSGFCYAMESFLFPARIYKHDFASGVDSLAYTYPLPMGYDPSGYRSLELFVPTDDGVFVPLTLVFRSDLDLDRAHPLWLYGYGAYGDYEDPWFSPQLQSLLDRGVIYAVAQVRGGGELGQDWYDGGRLLNKKNSFFDFSACLSYLQAHGFTEPDKTVIEGGSAGGLLVAAVLNLAPESMRLLIADVPFVDVINTMLDDSLPLTAEEYEEWGNPAIEGDFTAMLAYSPYENVKPANLPDVLISCAWHDTRVGYWEGLKWAQKLRLNNTGNRKVIYRLLMDEGHTGSGDRNQFLKYQASTMAYALSILGIK